The following are encoded in a window of Kitasatospora fiedleri genomic DNA:
- a CDS encoding gluzincin family metallopeptidase, which yields MAGRDTAGLLAGSADGAEEADRDLLTRTAGLRFAAYTLKLTSFAEPPADADRVRVGAELGYRLAGVDDYPVLLERQVELVREAAGWRVAREVPTGAAAPWDLGTVRTAEGRRGLVLGLGEVAELAALAELADRAVPAVEAVWGPFAGRLLLELPLTEQQFARRMDVSADAYQGIAAVTLAVGGAPVHTPADRIVVNPDAYRQLSELGRRVVVTHEATHVATRADTRSWTPLWLSEGVADYTGYRDAGRTARQIAPELAKDVQAGRLPAALPADEAFTAGAAGIAQAYELAWLACDLIARRYGQDRLVALYRTVGAFGEGGLERAMKAQLGLGVAEFTKDWTAEVARLRS from the coding sequence GTGGCCGGCCGGGACACCGCCGGGCTGCTGGCGGGCTCCGCGGACGGCGCCGAGGAGGCCGACCGGGACCTGCTGACCCGGACCGCCGGGCTGCGCTTCGCCGCGTACACGCTGAAGCTGACCTCCTTCGCCGAGCCGCCCGCCGACGCGGACCGGGTGCGGGTCGGCGCCGAACTGGGCTACCGGTTGGCCGGGGTGGACGACTACCCGGTGCTGCTGGAGCGGCAGGTCGAGCTGGTGCGTGAGGCGGCCGGCTGGCGGGTGGCCCGGGAGGTGCCGACCGGCGCGGCCGCGCCCTGGGACCTGGGCACCGTCCGGACCGCGGAGGGCAGGCGCGGCCTGGTGCTCGGCCTCGGCGAGGTGGCGGAACTGGCCGCGCTGGCCGAGCTGGCGGACCGGGCGGTGCCCGCGGTGGAGGCGGTCTGGGGGCCGTTCGCGGGTCGGCTGCTGCTCGAACTGCCGCTCACCGAGCAGCAGTTCGCCCGCCGGATGGACGTCTCCGCGGACGCCTACCAGGGCATAGCGGCGGTCACCCTGGCGGTCGGCGGCGCCCCCGTGCACACCCCCGCCGACCGGATCGTGGTCAACCCCGACGCGTACCGGCAGCTCAGCGAACTCGGCCGCCGGGTGGTGGTCACCCACGAGGCCACCCACGTCGCCACCCGGGCCGACACCAGGTCCTGGACGCCGCTGTGGCTCTCCGAGGGCGTCGCCGACTACACCGGCTACCGGGACGCCGGGCGCACCGCCCGGCAGATCGCCCCCGAGCTGGCCAAGGACGTCCAGGCCGGGCGGCTGCCCGCCGCGCTGCCCGCCGACGAGGCGTTCACGGCCGGTGCGGCCGGCATCGCCCAGGCCTACGAGCTGGCCTGGCTGGCCTGCGACCTGATCGCCCGCCGGTACGGGCAGGACCGGCTGGTGGCGCTCTACCGCACCGTCGGGGCCTTCGGCGAGGGCGGGCTGGAGCGCGCCATGAAGGCCCAACTCGGGCTCGGGGTGGCGGAGTTCACCAAGGACTGGACGGCCGAGGTGGCCCGGCTCCGGAGCTGA
- a CDS encoding C40 family peptidase, whose amino-acid sequence MSVPRRTPLPGVQRLARALALTAAATGALGLTVGGAAAAPLSPADPPNRGEVKARVDQLYEEAERASEQCNAALEQQRRLQAEAGALQDQVAAGQEELNRMRGDLGAVAAAEYRSQGIDPAVRLMLDQDPAGYLTGARSLEQATARQGDRLRELAERARRLDERRHEAGAKLDELERARQRLSAAKDEVRERLATAQRLLNGLAPAERARLTADDARAARQRATRGTDRIDLGDQPPSSDRAAAALAAALSKIGSPYVYGSTGPGTFDCSGLMYWSWRQAGVTLPRTSQAQATAGRRVSLAEARPGDLVIFYSDRHHVGMYAGGGVVVHAPYPGARVRYESVGAMPVNTVVRV is encoded by the coding sequence GTGTCCGTGCCCCGCCGCACCCCACTGCCCGGCGTCCAGCGCCTCGCCCGCGCCCTGGCGCTCACCGCCGCCGCCACCGGCGCGCTCGGCCTGACCGTGGGCGGGGCCGCCGCGGCCCCGCTCAGCCCCGCCGACCCGCCCAACCGCGGCGAGGTCAAGGCCCGGGTCGACCAGCTCTACGAGGAGGCCGAGCGGGCCTCCGAGCAGTGCAACGCCGCGCTGGAGCAGCAGCGGCGGCTCCAGGCCGAGGCCGGCGCCCTCCAGGACCAGGTCGCCGCCGGGCAGGAGGAGCTGAACCGGATGCGTGGCGACCTGGGCGCCGTCGCCGCCGCCGAGTACCGCTCCCAGGGCATCGACCCCGCCGTCCGGCTGATGCTCGACCAGGACCCGGCCGGCTACCTGACCGGCGCCCGCTCGCTCGAACAGGCCACCGCCCGGCAGGGCGACCGGCTGCGCGAGCTGGCCGAGCGGGCCCGGCGGCTCGACGAGCGCCGGCACGAGGCCGGCGCCAAGCTCGACGAGCTGGAGCGGGCCAGGCAGCGGCTGTCCGCCGCCAAGGACGAGGTCCGCGAGCGGCTGGCCACGGCCCAGCGGCTGCTGAACGGCCTCGCCCCCGCCGAGCGGGCCCGGCTGACGGCCGACGACGCCCGGGCGGCCCGGCAGCGCGCCACCCGCGGCACCGACCGGATCGACCTCGGCGACCAGCCGCCCTCCTCCGACCGGGCCGCCGCCGCGCTGGCCGCCGCCCTCTCCAAGATCGGCTCCCCCTACGTCTACGGATCGACCGGCCCCGGCACCTTCGACTGCTCCGGTCTGATGTACTGGTCGTGGCGGCAGGCCGGAGTGACCCTGCCGCGGACCTCGCAGGCGCAGGCCACGGCCGGCCGGCGGGTGAGCCTCGCCGAAGCCCGGCCCGGAGACCTGGTGATCTTCTACAGCGACAGGCACCACGTCGGCATGTACGCCGGCGGGGGCGTCGTCGTGCACGCCCCCTACCCCGGGGCCCGGGTCCGCTACGAGAGCGTCGGCGCGATGCCGGTCAACACGGTGGTGCGGGTCTGA
- a CDS encoding C40 family peptidase, with protein MASHRRPKPVGRARVSILTATAAAAVALSAQGGAHADPAPTKDQVKAQVDELNEQAEVKTEALNASVEKQQDLQKQVGQLQDQLARQQEQVTSARESLAGIAAEQYRTGTMPQTMQLMLSSSPDTFLGQAGALNAVGSTQADLLKTFQNEQAKLDAQRKEAETKLAELDTTTKALKADKEDVQAKLAKAQELLNTLTQQEREQLAAAEAKAAADAKAKADSAQQQQQQQQPRASRDSGRAELNAPASSSFSGNAVGAAASKLGSWYSYGAAGPSTFDCSGLMQWAYKQAGVSIPRTSQAQAGAGTSLGTNIANARPGDLIIYYGDQHHVGMYVGNGQIIHAPHTGAQVRYESATAMPINRIVRI; from the coding sequence GTGGCGTCCCATCGCCGTCCCAAGCCCGTCGGCCGTGCCCGGGTCTCGATTCTCACTGCCACCGCCGCCGCTGCCGTGGCGCTCTCCGCCCAGGGCGGGGCGCACGCCGACCCGGCACCGACCAAGGACCAGGTCAAGGCCCAGGTCGACGAGCTCAACGAGCAGGCCGAGGTGAAGACGGAGGCGCTCAACGCCTCGGTCGAGAAGCAGCAGGACCTGCAGAAGCAGGTCGGCCAGCTCCAGGACCAGCTCGCCCGGCAGCAGGAGCAGGTGACCTCCGCCCGGGAGTCGCTGGCCGGCATCGCCGCCGAGCAGTACCGCACCGGCACCATGCCGCAGACCATGCAGCTGATGCTCTCCAGCAGCCCGGACACCTTCCTGGGCCAGGCCGGCGCGCTGAACGCGGTCGGCTCCACCCAGGCCGACCTGCTCAAGACCTTCCAGAACGAGCAGGCCAAGCTCGACGCGCAGCGCAAGGAGGCCGAGACCAAGCTCGCCGAACTGGACACCACCACCAAGGCCCTCAAGGCCGACAAGGAGGACGTCCAGGCGAAGCTGGCCAAGGCCCAGGAACTGCTCAACACGCTGACCCAGCAGGAGCGCGAGCAGCTCGCCGCCGCCGAGGCCAAGGCCGCCGCGGACGCCAAGGCGAAGGCCGACTCCGCCCAGCAGCAGCAACAGCAGCAGCAGCCGCGGGCCTCCCGCGACAGCGGCCGGGCGGAGCTGAACGCCCCGGCGTCCTCCAGCTTCTCGGGCAACGCGGTCGGCGCGGCGGCCTCCAAGCTGGGCAGCTGGTACTCCTACGGCGCGGCCGGGCCGAGCACCTTCGACTGCTCCGGGCTGATGCAGTGGGCCTACAAGCAGGCCGGGGTGTCGATCCCGCGCACCTCGCAGGCGCAGGCCGGGGCCGGCACCAGCCTCGGCACCAACATCGCCAACGCCCGCCCGGGCGACCTGATCATCTACTACGGCGACCAGCACCACGTCGGCATGTACGTCGGCAACGGGCAGATCATCCACGCCCCGCACACCGGCGCGCAGGTCCGCTACGAGTCGGCGACCGCCATGCCGATCAACCGGATCGTCCGGATCTGA
- a CDS encoding C40 family peptidase, with product MASHRRPKQPSRARISVFTAAAATAVALTAQASAHAAPAQPNKDEVKAQVDKLLEEQEQSAEKYNGAKERADQLRKQADDLQDQVARGQEQLTELASGLAAVAGDQYRQGGVDPSMQLMLSSNPDQYLTQATSFGQAASTQAETLKSLKDQQRRLDQQKQEASQVLQELDSQTQALNDAKNDVNAKLAEAQKLLSKLNAADRASILRGSGGGTASRSASRVDPSTLPPASGYAATAVAAALGKQGSAYVWGATGSSTFDCSGLMVWAYKQAGVSLPRTSQSQGSYGTNVGTDWHNAQPGDLVIYYGDRHHVGMYIGNGLVVHAPRTGDVVKTMKVDTLPISTIRRV from the coding sequence TTGGCCTCCCACCGCCGTCCCAAGCAGCCGAGCCGTGCGCGGATCTCCGTGTTCACCGCTGCCGCCGCGACCGCGGTCGCCCTGACGGCCCAGGCCAGCGCGCACGCCGCCCCGGCCCAGCCGAACAAGGACGAGGTGAAGGCGCAGGTCGACAAGCTGCTGGAGGAGCAGGAGCAGTCCGCCGAGAAGTACAACGGCGCCAAGGAGCGGGCCGACCAGCTCCGCAAGCAGGCCGACGACCTGCAGGACCAGGTGGCCCGCGGCCAGGAGCAGTTGACCGAGCTGGCCTCCGGGCTGGCGGCGGTGGCCGGCGACCAGTACCGGCAGGGCGGCGTCGACCCGTCGATGCAGCTGATGCTCTCCTCGAACCCGGACCAGTACCTCACCCAGGCCACCTCCTTCGGGCAGGCGGCCAGCACCCAGGCCGAGACGCTCAAGTCGCTCAAGGACCAGCAGCGCCGCCTGGACCAGCAGAAGCAGGAGGCCTCCCAGGTCCTCCAGGAGCTGGACAGCCAGACCCAGGCGCTCAACGACGCCAAGAACGACGTGAACGCCAAGCTCGCCGAGGCGCAGAAGCTGCTCTCCAAGCTGAACGCCGCGGACCGCGCCTCCATCCTCCGCGGCTCGGGCGGCGGCACCGCCTCGCGCAGCGCCTCCCGGGTGGACCCGTCCACCCTGCCGCCGGCCAGCGGCTACGCGGCGACCGCGGTGGCGGCCGCGCTCGGCAAGCAGGGCTCGGCGTACGTGTGGGGCGCCACCGGGTCGAGCACCTTCGACTGCTCGGGCCTGATGGTGTGGGCGTACAAGCAGGCCGGCGTCTCGCTGCCGCGCACCTCGCAGTCGCAGGGCAGCTACGGCACCAACGTGGGCACCGACTGGCACAACGCGCAGCCCGGCGACCTGGTCATCTACTACGGCGACCGGCACCACGTCGGCATGTACATCGGCAACGGCCTGGTGGTGCACGCGCCGCGCACCGGTGACGTGGTGAAGACGATGAAGGTCGACACCCTGCCGATCTCCACCATCCGCCGGGTCTGA
- a CDS encoding NYN domain-containing protein → MAEAANAPAGPDGTAPAPARDDAAETAGRPLPEGVRRRVVGIASDALGGIAPAELPASLRPYAKFTPARRAKYAATALAAALESDPAFRVRIAERLRLGQPDLVQALESGAVPAAADPMDVAAAAYLVRPSGWARLVEEAGEEAERVDAEGAAAEAARLAEKLQEELAEARAAARGELERHRAEAEGVRREAESLRKKVRSLEADTRRAQAENRRLAGELAEARAAAAAERSAAESEARRLRHRVAELEAAVESGRRTAREGRSVEDMRLRLLLDSVLQSAQGLQRELALPVTALRPADLVEAVEPGSASPHDVARRGLAEDDPALLDQLLAIPQVHLVVDGYNVTKTGYPQLPLEQQRMRLLGGLAMLAQRTQAEVTCVFDGQDLDVPVIMAPPRGVRVRFSRTGETADELIRRLVRAEPQGRPVVVVSADREVADGVRKAGARPVASVLLLNRLARS, encoded by the coding sequence GTGGCGGAGGCAGCGAACGCGCCGGCGGGCCCGGACGGGACCGCGCCCGCCCCGGCCCGGGACGACGCGGCGGAGACGGCCGGGCGCCCCCTGCCCGAGGGCGTGCGCCGGCGGGTGGTCGGCATCGCCTCGGACGCGCTCGGCGGCATCGCCCCGGCCGAGCTGCCCGCCTCGCTGCGCCCGTACGCCAAGTTCACCCCGGCCCGGCGGGCCAAGTACGCGGCGACCGCGCTGGCCGCCGCGCTGGAGTCGGACCCGGCGTTCCGGGTCCGGATAGCCGAACGGCTGCGGCTCGGCCAGCCCGACCTGGTGCAGGCCCTGGAGTCGGGCGCCGTCCCGGCCGCCGCCGACCCGATGGACGTGGCCGCCGCCGCCTACCTGGTCCGCCCGTCCGGCTGGGCCCGGCTGGTGGAGGAGGCCGGCGAGGAGGCCGAGCGGGTCGACGCCGAGGGCGCCGCCGCCGAGGCCGCCCGGCTGGCCGAGAAGCTCCAGGAGGAGCTGGCCGAGGCCCGGGCCGCGGCCCGCGGCGAGCTGGAGCGGCACCGGGCCGAGGCCGAGGGGGTGCGCCGGGAGGCGGAGTCGCTGCGCAAGAAGGTCCGCTCGCTGGAGGCGGACACCCGGCGGGCGCAGGCCGAGAACCGCCGGCTGGCCGGGGAGCTGGCCGAGGCCCGGGCCGCCGCCGCCGCCGAGCGCAGCGCCGCCGAGAGCGAGGCCCGGCGGCTGCGGCACCGGGTCGCCGAGCTGGAGGCCGCGGTGGAGAGCGGGCGGCGCACCGCCCGGGAGGGCCGCAGCGTCGAGGACATGCGGCTGCGGCTGCTGCTGGACAGCGTGCTGCAGTCGGCCCAGGGCCTCCAGCGCGAGCTGGCGCTGCCGGTGACCGCGCTGCGCCCGGCCGACCTGGTGGAGGCGGTCGAGCCCGGTTCGGCCTCGCCGCACGACGTGGCCCGGCGCGGCCTGGCCGAGGACGACCCGGCGCTGTTGGACCAGCTGCTGGCCATCCCGCAGGTCCACCTGGTGGTGGACGGCTACAACGTGACCAAGACCGGCTACCCCCAACTGCCGCTGGAGCAGCAGCGGATGCGGCTGCTGGGCGGGCTGGCGATGCTGGCCCAGCGCACCCAGGCCGAGGTGACCTGCGTGTTCGACGGCCAGGACCTGGACGTGCCGGTGATCATGGCCCCGCCGCGCGGGGTGCGGGTGCGTTTCAGCCGGACCGGGGAGACCGCGGACGAGCTGATCCGCCGGCTGGTGCGGGCCGAGCCGCAGGGCCGTCCGGTGGTGGTGGTCTCCGCCGACCGGGAGGTCGCCGACGGGGTCCGCAAGGCGGGGGCGCGGCCGGTGGCCTCGGTGCTGCTGCTGAACCGGCTGGCGCGCAGCTGA
- a CDS encoding rhomboid family intramembrane serine protease encodes MVLSAPARAGSPAAERAARTPVAGYLLIALAALAMLLGPSGPNPLYGSGDARACAEQRYEHRWGAVPAELLGGRPLTAAQLSALPPAAPGCVLPATPGKIPELSVLTALFVHAGWLHLVGNLLFLFVFGPAVEARLGRVRFLVGYLAIGYLATYGYALAEAGTPDAVRALVGASGAIAGVLGAFLRLYPRARVTTLVPALLFLPLRFPAWLVLGLWFALQFWSVTSGGDGVAYLVHVIGFVTGWLFAWAARPAGDTLGAPSRTGVVQ; translated from the coding sequence ATGGTGCTCTCCGCCCCCGCCCGGGCCGGTTCGCCGGCGGCCGAGCGGGCCGCCCGCACCCCGGTCGCCGGCTACCTGCTGATCGCCCTGGCCGCGCTGGCCATGCTGCTCGGCCCGTCCGGCCCGAACCCGCTGTACGGCAGCGGCGACGCCCGGGCCTGCGCCGAGCAGCGCTACGAGCACCGCTGGGGCGCCGTCCCGGCCGAGCTGCTGGGGGGCCGTCCGCTGACGGCGGCCCAGCTGTCGGCGCTCCCCCCGGCGGCGCCCGGCTGCGTGCTGCCGGCCACCCCCGGCAAGATCCCCGAACTGTCGGTGCTGACCGCGCTGTTCGTCCACGCGGGCTGGCTGCACCTGGTGGGCAACCTGCTGTTCCTGTTCGTCTTCGGCCCGGCCGTGGAGGCCCGGCTGGGCCGGGTCCGCTTCCTGGTCGGCTACCTGGCGATCGGCTACCTGGCCACCTACGGCTACGCGCTGGCCGAGGCGGGCACCCCGGACGCGGTGCGGGCGCTGGTCGGCGCGTCCGGCGCGATCGCCGGGGTGCTGGGCGCGTTCCTGCGGCTGTACCCGAGGGCCCGGGTGACCACGCTGGTGCCGGCCCTGCTCTTCCTCCCGCTGCGCTTCCCGGCCTGGCTGGTGCTCGGCCTGTGGTTCGCGCTGCAGTTCTGGTCGGTCACCTCCGGCGGCGACGGGGTGGCCTACCTGGTGCACGTGATCGGCTTCGTGACGGGCTGGCTGTTCGCGTGGGCCGCCCGTCCGGCGGGCGATACCCTGGGCGCACCTTCTCGAACAGGAGTCGTCCAGTGA
- a CDS encoding Lrp/AsnC ligand binding domain-containing protein has translation MITAIVLINTDVDRIPEIAEAIAAIEGVSEVYSVTGTYDLVAMVRVRNHEDLAEVIPGRLNKVPGVSNTETHIAFRTYSQHDLEAAFSLGLDG, from the coding sequence GTGATCACCGCGATCGTCCTCATCAACACCGACGTCGACCGGATTCCCGAGATCGCCGAGGCGATCGCCGCCATCGAGGGCGTCAGCGAGGTCTACTCCGTCACCGGCACCTACGACCTGGTCGCGATGGTCCGGGTCCGCAACCACGAGGACCTGGCCGAGGTGATCCCCGGCCGCCTCAACAAGGTCCCGGGCGTCTCCAACACCGAGACCCACATCGCCTTCCGCACCTACTCCCAGCACGACCTGGAGGCCGCGTTCTCGCTCGGCCTGGACGGCTGA
- a CDS encoding aminotransferase class V-fold PLP-dependent enzyme: protein MSVTTEICEPLAVLGGDVEVPLASGEKVGYAALDYAASAPALKRVWDDVAAYAPYYGSVHRGAGYLSQLSTDLFEQSRRTVAEFLGLRDGDQVVFTRATTDSLNLLAGAVPAGTEVFAFETEHHASLLPWRREGLTVRYLRAPRSHAEAVAALEEALLGAAEGPKLFCVTGASNVTGELWPVRELTAVAHRYGARVVLDAAQLAPHHRVSVRELDVDWVAFSGHKLYAPFGAGVLAGRSDWLDAAEPYLAGGGASRTVARELDGSVAVEWHTGPARHEAGSPNVIGAYAIASACRALDEAGFEALEARERALVAKLTEGLAAIPEVRVLSLFGEGADRVGVVSFVVRGWNSSHFSAALSAEYGIGVRDGLFCAHPLVRTLLGGEESAPSECGAPESSLPGERSLNAIRVSFGAGTPVEHLDRFLTAVRELVSDGAKWTYRNEGGRCVVDTQQQR, encoded by the coding sequence ATGTCTGTGACCACCGAGATCTGCGAGCCGCTGGCGGTGCTGGGCGGGGACGTCGAGGTGCCGCTGGCTTCCGGCGAGAAGGTCGGCTACGCGGCGCTGGACTACGCGGCGAGCGCCCCGGCGCTGAAGCGGGTGTGGGACGACGTCGCGGCGTACGCGCCGTACTACGGGTCGGTGCACCGGGGGGCCGGGTACCTGTCGCAGCTGTCGACCGACCTGTTCGAGCAGAGCCGGCGGACCGTCGCCGAGTTCCTGGGCCTGCGGGACGGGGACCAGGTGGTGTTCACCCGGGCGACCACCGACTCGCTGAACCTGCTGGCGGGAGCGGTCCCGGCCGGGACCGAGGTGTTCGCGTTCGAGACCGAGCACCATGCCTCGCTGCTGCCGTGGCGGCGCGAGGGCCTGACGGTGCGCTACCTGCGGGCGCCGCGGTCGCACGCGGAGGCGGTGGCGGCACTGGAGGAGGCGCTGCTGGGGGCGGCCGAGGGGCCGAAGCTGTTCTGCGTGACCGGGGCGTCGAACGTGACCGGCGAGCTGTGGCCGGTCAGGGAGCTGACCGCCGTCGCGCACCGCTACGGCGCCCGGGTGGTGCTGGACGCGGCCCAGCTGGCGCCCCACCACCGGGTCTCGGTGCGGGAGTTGGACGTCGACTGGGTGGCGTTCTCCGGGCACAAGCTGTACGCGCCGTTCGGCGCCGGAGTGCTGGCGGGCCGCTCGGACTGGCTGGACGCCGCGGAGCCGTACCTGGCCGGCGGCGGGGCGAGCCGGACGGTGGCCCGCGAGCTGGACGGCTCGGTGGCGGTGGAGTGGCACACCGGCCCGGCGCGGCACGAGGCCGGTTCGCCGAACGTGATCGGCGCGTACGCGATCGCCTCGGCCTGCCGGGCGCTGGACGAGGCCGGCTTCGAGGCGCTGGAGGCCCGCGAGCGGGCGCTGGTGGCCAAGCTGACCGAGGGCCTGGCGGCGATCCCCGAGGTGCGGGTGCTCAGCCTGTTCGGCGAGGGCGCGGACCGGGTCGGCGTGGTGTCGTTCGTGGTGCGCGGCTGGAACAGCTCGCACTTCTCGGCCGCGCTCTCCGCCGAGTACGGCATCGGCGTCCGGGACGGGCTGTTCTGCGCGCACCCGCTGGTGCGCACCCTGCTCGGCGGCGAGGAAAGCGCCCCGAGCGAGTGCGGGGCGCCGGAGTCCTCGCTGCCGGGGGAGCGCAGCCTGAACGCGATCCGGGTCAGCTTCGGCGCCGGGACGCCCGTCGAGCACCTGGACCGGTTCCTGACCGCGGTGCGCGAGCTGGTCAGCGACGGCGCGAAGTGGACCTACCGCAACGAGGGCGGCCGCTGCGTGGTCGACACCCAGCAGCAGCGCTGA
- the trpD gene encoding anthranilate phosphoribosyltransferase has product MVNAHSANGGSEPAQVVRTWPDLLSSLLQGNDLSQADTAWAMDRIMSGEASPVQVGGFLIAMRGKGETVEEIAGLVEAMYAHAVPLDIPGPAVDIVGTGGDRARTVNISTMSAVVAAAAGAKVVKHGNRASSSASGSSDVLGRLGINLELPADRVAAVAEEVGLTFCFAARFHPSMRHTAQARAELAVPTVFNILGPLTNPAKVTSHAVGCFDTRLAGLIAGVLARRGAQGLVFRGDDGLDELTVTTTSHVWVIRGGEVTETGFDPREVGIELVGIEALRGADAEHNADVARRVLNGERGPVRDAVLLNSAAALVALELGEAPLTAQIAAAMERTAAAIDSGAAGALLKRWAEATQA; this is encoded by the coding sequence ATGGTGAACGCGCACTCTGCGAACGGCGGTAGCGAGCCCGCGCAGGTGGTCCGCACCTGGCCCGACCTGCTCAGCTCGCTGCTCCAGGGCAACGACCTCTCGCAGGCCGACACCGCCTGGGCGATGGACCGGATCATGAGCGGCGAGGCCAGCCCCGTCCAGGTGGGCGGCTTCCTGATCGCGATGCGCGGCAAGGGCGAGACGGTCGAGGAGATCGCCGGCCTGGTCGAGGCGATGTACGCGCACGCGGTGCCGCTGGACATCCCCGGCCCGGCGGTCGACATCGTCGGCACCGGCGGCGACCGGGCCAGGACGGTCAACATCTCCACCATGTCCGCGGTGGTCGCGGCCGCCGCCGGGGCGAAGGTGGTCAAGCACGGCAACCGGGCCTCCTCCTCGGCCTCCGGCTCCTCCGACGTGCTCGGCCGCCTCGGCATCAACCTGGAACTGCCCGCCGACCGGGTCGCGGCGGTGGCCGAGGAGGTCGGCCTGACCTTCTGCTTCGCCGCCAGGTTCCACCCCTCGATGCGGCACACCGCCCAGGCGCGGGCCGAACTGGCCGTCCCGACGGTCTTCAACATCCTCGGCCCGCTCACCAACCCGGCCAAGGTCACCTCGCACGCCGTCGGCTGCTTCGACACCCGGCTGGCCGGCCTGATCGCCGGCGTGCTGGCCCGGCGCGGCGCGCAGGGGCTGGTCTTCCGGGGGGACGACGGGCTCGACGAGTTGACCGTCACCACCACCTCGCACGTCTGGGTGATCCGCGGCGGCGAGGTGACGGAGACCGGGTTCGACCCGCGCGAGGTGGGGATCGAGCTGGTCGGCATCGAGGCCCTGCGCGGCGCCGACGCCGAGCACAACGCGGACGTCGCCCGGCGGGTCCTGAACGGCGAGCGCGGACCGGTGCGGGACGCCGTCCTGCTCAACAGCGCGGCCGCGCTGGTCGCGCTGGAGCTGGGGGAGGCGCCGCTCACCGCGCAGATCGCGGCGGCGATGGAGCGGACCGCGGCGGCGATCGACTCGGGGGCGGCGGGGGCGCTGCTGAAGCGCTGGGCGGAGGCGACGCAGGCGTAG
- a CDS encoding DNA-binding transcriptional response regulator, translating to MAQHSDETLTVLVYSDDRNTREQVTLALGRRPAADVPALDYLECATAPAVLRALEKGGVDLCVLDGEAAPVGGLGLTRQLKDEIYGCPPVLVVIGRPQDSWLAAWSRADAAISHPVDPVGLADAATALLRARLARRAPAGR from the coding sequence ATGGCGCAGCACTCCGACGAGACGCTCACCGTTCTCGTCTACAGCGACGACCGCAACACCCGTGAGCAGGTGACCCTCGCCCTCGGCCGGCGGCCCGCCGCGGACGTCCCCGCCCTCGACTACCTGGAGTGCGCCACCGCGCCCGCGGTGCTGCGGGCCCTGGAGAAGGGCGGCGTCGACCTCTGCGTCCTGGACGGCGAGGCCGCCCCGGTCGGCGGTCTCGGCCTGACCCGGCAGCTGAAGGACGAGATCTACGGCTGCCCGCCGGTCCTGGTGGTGATCGGCCGGCCGCAGGACTCCTGGCTCGCCGCCTGGAGCCGGGCCGACGCCGCGATCTCCCACCCGGTCGACCCGGTCGGCCTCGCCGACGCCGCGACCGCGCTGCTGCGGGCCCGGCTCGCCCGGCGGGCGCCCGCCGGGCGCTGA
- the ctaE gene encoding aa3-type cytochrome oxidase subunit III, whose protein sequence is MSVVATATATETGHAHGAVNRPNLVSVGTIVWLSSELMFFAALFAMYFTLRSVKGAEFWHEKAHALNVPFSSVNTTILVLSSLTCQLGVFAAERGDVKKLRSWFTITFVMGAIFIGGQIFEYTELVKKDGLSLSSDPYGTVFYLTTGFHGLHVTGGLIAFLLVLGRTYAARRFTHEQATAAIVVSYYWHFVDVVWIGLFATIYLIK, encoded by the coding sequence ATGTCCGTCGTGGCGACAGCAACAGCAACAGAAACCGGACACGCGCACGGAGCGGTCAACAGGCCGAACCTGGTCAGCGTCGGAACCATTGTCTGGCTGAGCTCGGAGCTGATGTTCTTCGCGGCCCTGTTCGCGATGTACTTCACCCTCCGCTCGGTCAAGGGTGCCGAGTTCTGGCACGAGAAGGCCCATGCCCTCAACGTGCCGTTCTCCTCGGTCAACACCACGATCCTGGTGCTCTCCTCGCTCACCTGCCAGCTCGGCGTGTTCGCCGCCGAGCGCGGTGACGTGAAGAAGCTGCGCTCGTGGTTCACGATCACCTTCGTGATGGGCGCCATCTTCATCGGCGGCCAGATCTTCGAGTACACCGAGCTGGTCAAGAAGGACGGCCTGTCGCTGTCCTCGGACCCGTACGGCACGGTGTTCTACCTGACCACCGGCTTCCACGGACTCCACGTGACGGGTGGTCTGATCGCCTTCCTGCTGGTCCTCGGACGGACCTACGCGGCGCGGCGGTTCACCCACGAGCAGGCAACCGCGGCGATCGTGGTGTCGTACTACTGGCACTTCGTCGACGTCGTGTGGATCGGCCTGTTCGCGACCATCTACCTGATCAAGTAA